In a genomic window of bacterium:
- the cas6 gene encoding CRISPR system precrRNA processing endoribonuclease RAMP protein Cas6 yields MFRHRVTVSAVDPIFANSARLPNMLRGTFEITFRRLVCHDISLDCRACPLLSACPYPAVFRPSPPAGAERLSRAQDLPRPFVLEPPVDAPARLRPGDELDVGLTLFGRANDLAPYFVVALRALADRGLGPTRGRLRIGRVVGQTPDGEHGVFDAGTAAVRPVLDGLRLPHLCQPNDERARRVRIRFVTPTTLKRDGRWVETPSFADVVCRIRDRLSSLAAFYGDGPVEMDFAGVGGAASAVRTVECRTRWERRTRRSNRTGAVHETSGFVGEAVYAGEVGPWMPLLRLGEAVHVGKYAVWGNGRVEVEAA; encoded by the coding sequence GTGTTCCGCCACCGCGTCACCGTGTCGGCAGTGGATCCCATCTTCGCGAATTCGGCTCGCCTGCCGAACATGCTGCGAGGGACGTTCGAGATCACTTTCCGGCGGCTCGTCTGCCACGACATATCTCTCGACTGTCGCGCGTGCCCGCTCCTGAGCGCATGTCCCTATCCCGCCGTGTTCCGACCGTCACCGCCGGCAGGAGCGGAGCGTCTGTCGCGCGCGCAGGACCTGCCGCGTCCGTTCGTGCTCGAGCCGCCAGTCGATGCGCCGGCTCGGCTGCGACCGGGCGACGAGCTCGATGTCGGCCTGACGCTCTTCGGACGCGCCAATGACCTCGCGCCGTACTTCGTCGTGGCGCTGCGCGCGCTGGCCGACCGTGGGCTCGGCCCGACGCGGGGACGGCTCCGCATCGGGCGGGTGGTGGGGCAGACGCCGGACGGAGAGCATGGCGTGTTCGACGCCGGCACGGCAGCGGTGCGGCCAGTGCTCGACGGGCTGCGACTTCCTCATCTGTGTCAGCCAAACGACGAGCGCGCCCGGCGCGTGCGCATCCGCTTCGTCACGCCGACGACGCTCAAGCGTGACGGGCGGTGGGTCGAGACGCCGTCCTTCGCGGACGTCGTCTGTCGCATTCGTGACCGGCTGTCGTCGCTGGCGGCGTTCTACGGCGACGGGCCGGTGGAGATGGATTTCGCGGGCGTCGGGGGAGCCGCCTCGGCGGTGCGGACGGTGGAGTGCCGGACGCGATGGGAGCGGCGGACGCGGCGGTCGAACCGGACGGGCGCGGTGCATGAGACGTCAGGGTTCGTGGGGGAGGCGGTGTACGCGGGGGAGGTCGGGCCGTGGATGCCGCTGTTGCGGCTGGGGGAGGCGGTGCACGTGGGGAAGTACGCGGTGTGGGGGAATGGGAGAGTGGAGGTCGAGGCTGCGTGA
- the cas3 gene encoding CRISPR-associated helicase Cas3', whose product MSRPDGASQGNTPSPIVKPTSEPSFADTFTALTGGRRPYAYQERVDRHLQSAHDLLLTAPTGSGKTLATVAPFFHARRVGRPIADRILYALPLRTLARKLAVDLRPVVERVDPSVRVTVQTGDQPEDDLLQGDIVFTTIDQLLSAYLHVPLSLPRKLDNINAGGLVGALVVFDEVHLLEPARALGTAVHLMENLRGLAQFVLATATLTTAARELLCSRRCLYEDGPQRAEFCEMPALRSRERTWTTCDGPLDATEVLAAHRGGRTLVVANTVRRAQDIGRALLASKPRGCQVIVLHGRFYTDDRKRAEDRVAEIMGPDAPPCDAIVVTTQVIEAGMDISCELLMTEVAPANAIVQRAGRCARYAPPRSLGQVYVYNTLGKDGRRALGPYKGLKGVIEDTWQALPTRPTVLDVAGECTLLEAGLGRSEMAKLETEVFGQLGARTRAERIRSVWSRGDLAAVRELIRDVQAVSVYVVDDVRTVEPARGALALSVPLTTWRAFLHNIDPTSIHGLSESEDAGCDAAWSAFEWRPLRTAEEACLAYTVPTSLARYTRQLGLELGVPSDDAVREPPAGRAPRGTRPHYWRESYRDHVRRVLSAARLWLTKQPVAVERLAVRYGMSAVVVEALVLLAAGLHDVGKLDRESQMAAHEWQRARSRPDTPGEPLAHTDYHPERDRRCRSPFGRHAVEGALASMDLVGSWLLELGTPAILVNDATCVVASAVARHHAPRATDARPFELVEDALGHVVEAFEGVLAGTPREGICLANDGRDASRCLVDPNDPTAAHLWPLYTFVVRGLRLADQAGTAAGAREGANR is encoded by the coding sequence GTGAGCCGACCAGACGGGGCATCTCAGGGCAACACCCCTTCGCCTATTGTGAAGCCTACTAGTGAACCTTCCTTTGCAGACACATTTACTGCGCTGACCGGGGGGCGGCGACCCTATGCGTACCAGGAGCGCGTTGATCGGCACCTGCAGTCTGCACACGACTTACTGCTCACGGCCCCTACGGGTTCAGGCAAGACGCTCGCGACGGTCGCCCCGTTTTTCCATGCTCGGCGCGTCGGCCGTCCGATCGCCGACCGCATCCTTTACGCGTTGCCCTTGCGAACGCTGGCCCGGAAGCTCGCGGTCGACCTGCGACCGGTCGTCGAGCGGGTCGACCCCTCGGTTCGGGTCACGGTGCAAACGGGTGACCAGCCCGAAGATGACCTTCTGCAAGGTGACATCGTATTCACGACGATTGACCAGCTGCTGTCAGCGTATCTGCACGTGCCTCTCTCGCTCCCGCGCAAGCTCGACAACATCAACGCAGGGGGCCTCGTTGGGGCCCTTGTGGTGTTCGACGAGGTGCACTTGCTCGAGCCGGCGCGCGCCCTGGGCACCGCCGTCCATCTCATGGAGAATCTCCGAGGCCTCGCGCAGTTCGTGCTCGCGACAGCGACGTTGACCACCGCGGCCCGCGAGCTTCTCTGTTCACGCCGTTGCCTCTACGAAGATGGACCGCAACGAGCCGAATTCTGCGAGATGCCCGCGTTGCGGTCGCGTGAGCGAACCTGGACCACCTGCGACGGGCCGCTCGACGCTACAGAGGTGCTGGCGGCTCACCGTGGTGGTCGTACGCTCGTGGTAGCGAATACAGTTCGACGGGCGCAGGACATCGGCCGTGCACTGCTCGCCAGTAAGCCGCGAGGTTGCCAGGTGATTGTGCTCCACGGACGGTTCTACACGGACGACCGCAAGCGTGCCGAAGATCGCGTCGCCGAGATCATGGGCCCGGATGCGCCCCCCTGTGATGCGATTGTCGTCACGACGCAGGTGATCGAGGCAGGCATGGACATCTCCTGCGAGCTCTTGATGACGGAGGTTGCGCCCGCGAACGCGATTGTACAGCGAGCTGGTCGCTGTGCACGTTACGCACCCCCACGAAGCCTTGGCCAGGTGTACGTCTACAACACTCTCGGCAAGGACGGCCGCCGTGCGTTGGGCCCGTACAAGGGACTCAAGGGCGTCATCGAGGATACGTGGCAGGCGCTGCCGACGCGTCCAACGGTGCTCGACGTGGCGGGCGAGTGTACGCTCCTCGAAGCCGGCCTCGGACGCTCAGAGATGGCCAAGTTGGAGACTGAAGTGTTCGGACAGTTGGGCGCACGGACCCGCGCCGAACGGATTCGCAGCGTATGGTCGCGCGGGGACCTTGCAGCCGTGCGCGAACTGATTCGCGACGTGCAGGCTGTCTCAGTGTACGTGGTTGATGATGTCCGCACCGTCGAGCCTGCTCGTGGAGCCCTCGCGCTCTCGGTTCCCCTTACAACCTGGCGAGCATTCCTCCACAACATCGATCCGACCTCGATCCACGGCCTGTCTGAGTCTGAGGACGCGGGCTGCGACGCCGCGTGGAGTGCATTCGAATGGCGCCCTCTTCGCACTGCCGAGGAAGCGTGCCTGGCGTATACCGTACCCACGTCACTTGCTCGGTACACGCGCCAGCTTGGCCTTGAGCTCGGGGTGCCATCCGATGATGCGGTGCGAGAGCCTCCGGCCGGGCGGGCTCCTAGAGGTACCCGTCCTCACTACTGGCGCGAGTCCTACCGGGACCATGTGAGGCGAGTCCTCTCCGCTGCACGTCTTTGGCTCACCAAGCAGCCGGTAGCAGTCGAGCGACTCGCTGTGCGATACGGGATGTCGGCAGTCGTCGTAGAGGCCCTCGTTCTCCTCGCGGCCGGCCTACACGACGTGGGGAAGCTCGATCGCGAAAGCCAGATGGCCGCCCACGAGTGGCAGCGCGCGCGCTCCCGGCCTGATACGCCCGGCGAGCCGCTTGCACATACCGACTATCATCCGGAACGGGATCGTCGGTGCCGATCGCCCTTCGGCCGGCATGCGGTCGAGGGCGCGCTTGCGTCGATGGATCTAGTCGGCTCCTGGCTTCTCGAGCTTGGTACCCCAGCAATACTGGTCAACGATGCCACGTGCGTGGTCGCCTCCGCCGTGGCTCGCCACCACGCGCCGCGCGCCACGGATGCGAGACCCTTCGAACTGGTCGAAGACGCGCTCGGCCACGTGGTTGAAGCTTTTGAAGGCGTGCTGGCTGGCACGCCGCGAGAGGGCATCTGCCTCGCCAACGACGGCCGCGATGCTAGCCGCTGTCTTGTTGATCCGAACGATCCGACAGCGGCGCACCTCTGGCCGCTGTACACGTTCGTCGTGCGAGGCCTCCGGCTCGCCGATCAGGCCGGCACCGCCGCAGGAGCGCGCGAAGGAGCGAACAGGTGA
- a CDS encoding DevR family CRISPR-associated autoregulator: MVRSVSISGVLTLDLHSLSNEGTEGNRQLTRQVQVALEDGSFHTVNAISGDMLKHAQCEYFREVADEANLPLCHPARRSDANRINADESFRDWLVEKTGKKARELEQKWSISSKGNGKFARPASEVLGEIMKRCALTDVEGTLLVQYGYSVPRKSCVEFGWVVGRPGHTRTDSYVHVKYDPEFRGASAGEESGLGQALFYRPASSGQYAAVVHLELDRVGRNDVTFEYAVAEDDRRQRIKALLQSVTYTFVRPRGAHRNTQLPHVLGFQGIIATSSGAPPAPSASALVDSYRERVEATTKELNTLGRNEVVKSKRFDTMDAFVSEMHRITASLGA; the protein is encoded by the coding sequence ATGGTGCGTTCGGTCAGCATCAGTGGCGTTCTCACACTTGACCTCCACTCGCTCAGCAACGAGGGCACGGAGGGCAACCGGCAGCTCACTCGACAGGTACAGGTCGCCCTCGAAGACGGGTCGTTCCACACAGTGAACGCTATCAGCGGCGACATGCTCAAGCATGCGCAGTGTGAGTACTTCCGAGAGGTCGCGGACGAGGCGAATCTGCCACTATGCCACCCGGCGCGTCGCAGCGATGCGAACCGTATCAATGCCGATGAGAGCTTCCGCGATTGGCTCGTCGAGAAGACCGGAAAGAAGGCACGTGAGCTCGAGCAGAAGTGGTCCATTTCGTCGAAGGGAAACGGCAAATTTGCTCGACCGGCCAGTGAGGTTCTCGGGGAAATCATGAAGCGCTGTGCACTCACCGATGTCGAGGGCACACTGCTCGTCCAGTACGGTTACTCCGTCCCACGCAAGTCGTGCGTGGAGTTCGGCTGGGTCGTCGGCAGGCCAGGGCACACTCGGACCGACTCGTACGTGCACGTCAAGTACGATCCGGAGTTCAGGGGCGCGAGCGCAGGAGAGGAGTCTGGGCTCGGTCAGGCGCTCTTCTATCGCCCAGCGAGCAGTGGGCAGTACGCCGCAGTCGTTCACCTTGAGCTCGATCGCGTTGGTCGCAACGACGTTACGTTCGAATACGCTGTAGCAGAGGATGACCGACGCCAGCGCATCAAGGCTCTGCTCCAGAGCGTTACGTACACGTTTGTACGGCCACGGGGGGCCCACCGGAACACGCAGCTGCCGCACGTGCTCGGCTTCCAGGGAATCATCGCGACGAGCAGTGGAGCGCCACCGGCACCGTCGGCGAGCGCGTTGGTAGACTCGTACCGGGAGCGTGTCGAGGCAACGACCAAAGAGCTCAACACGTTGGGTCGGAATGAGGTCGTGAAGTCGAAGCGATTCGATACGATGGATGCCTTCGTGAGCGAGATGCATCGAATCACAGCCAGTCTCGGAGCCTGA
- a CDS encoding IS630 family transposase: MVVRVSAQQRRALTAIVAAATAPAQEVRRAQVILWTADGVSGADVAARLHVSAEAVSRIRRRFVEHGVAGLVTRPKAGRTDHAVPAATAERLVELAMSPPPAGRSRWTTRLLARQVGLTSGCVSDLLRRNGLKPHLVRTYKVSRDPAFVTKVRDIVGLYLHPPEHAVVLSVDEKTSIQALERTQPPLPLRAGRAARHTHDYKRHGVIDLYAALEIATGAVTHRLTDRHPAADFLAFMRQVVRTYPGRELHVILDNSATHSTPDIRAWLAANPHVHFHYTPTRASWLNQVAGFFGILGKQCLSQSNCPSKKALRAHLTAFLHGWKKNPTPFVWTKPAQAIIRSYRRMLERMSTAVH, encoded by the coding sequence ATGGTGGTGCGGGTGTCGGCGCAGCAGCGCCGCGCGTTGACGGCGATCGTGGCAGCGGCCACGGCACCGGCGCAGGAAGTGCGGCGGGCGCAGGTGATTCTCTGGACCGCGGACGGCGTGAGCGGGGCGGACGTCGCCGCGCGACTCCACGTGTCCGCGGAAGCGGTTTCGCGGATCCGGCGGCGGTTCGTCGAGCATGGCGTGGCCGGGCTGGTGACGCGGCCGAAGGCCGGGCGCACGGACCACGCGGTCCCGGCGGCGACCGCGGAGCGCCTCGTCGAACTCGCGATGTCGCCGCCGCCCGCGGGCCGCAGTCGCTGGACCACGCGCCTGCTCGCGCGACAGGTGGGGCTCACCAGCGGCTGCGTCTCCGATCTCCTGCGCCGCAATGGGCTGAAGCCCCACCTGGTGCGCACGTACAAGGTGAGCCGCGATCCCGCGTTCGTGACGAAGGTGCGCGACATCGTCGGCCTCTACCTCCATCCCCCAGAGCACGCGGTGGTGCTGAGTGTCGACGAGAAGACGTCGATTCAGGCGCTGGAGCGCACGCAGCCGCCGTTGCCCCTGCGCGCTGGCCGGGCCGCGCGGCATACGCACGACTACAAGCGGCACGGGGTCATCGACCTGTACGCCGCCCTCGAGATCGCCACGGGCGCCGTGACGCATCGGCTCACCGATCGCCACCCGGCCGCTGACTTCCTCGCCTTCATGCGCCAAGTGGTGCGCACGTATCCCGGCCGCGAGTTGCACGTCATCCTCGACAACTCCGCGACGCACAGCACCCCGGACATCCGCGCCTGGCTCGCCGCGAACCCACACGTCCACTTCCACTACACGCCGACGCGCGCGTCGTGGCTCAATCAGGTCGCAGGCTTCTTCGGGATTCTCGGAAAACAATGCCTGAGCCAGAGCAATTGTCCCTCGAAGAAGGCGCTGCGCGCCCACCTCACCGCGTTCCTGCACGGGTGGAAAAAGAACCCGACGCCGTTCGTCTGGACGAAACCGGCCCAGGCCATCATCCGCTCCTACCGCCGCATGCTTGAGCGCATGTCGACGGCGGTGCACTAG